The following proteins come from a genomic window of Triticum aestivum cultivar Chinese Spring chromosome 6A, IWGSC CS RefSeq v2.1, whole genome shotgun sequence:
- the LOC123129166 gene encoding disease resistance protein RGA5, with protein MEAALVSAATGVLKPVLGKLSALLGDEYKRFKGVCKEIRFLMDELEAMHAFLLKMSEDEDPDVQDKVWANVVRELSYDMEDTIDDFMQNVDDKDAKPDGFIEKIKHTLGKLGKMQARRHIGSEIKDLKKQIIEVSERNERYKTRGIFSNTRNASVDARALAILEDASKLVGIHEPMAEIIKLLTQGASTDEKPKLVSIVGSAEMGKTTLANQVYQEFKEKFKCKAFISVSRNPDLMNIMRTIHSQVSGLHFDNTEAGSIQQVIMNINGHLADKRYFVVVDDIWNVEAWDIIKFAFPMTSSGSIIITTTRINEVAKSCCSSFSGNIYDIKPLNSVHSGELFHRRLFDSEDNCPPHLEEVSNQILEKCAGLPLAIIAISGLLANTRRTEDQWSKVKDSIGRALERNHDVEVMMKILSLSYIDLTAHLKTCLLYISIFPEDSSIHRINLIRDWIGEGFIPKEEGLTIHETGERCFNELLNRGLILPGETNEYGEVRYCRVHDVILDFIKSKSIQENFVTFLSISNPKAGTESIHRLSLQGGKQENSTIPTAGLDLSHVRSVYGASVEMPSLEKFRHLRVLHLIHYVRYSEQNLENLVRLFQLSYLNLRHVGIRELPKQIGRLGCLEVLDLRENPVKELPASIVNLRKLSHLLVEYGVKCPDGVAKMEALEALKEVGVSIQSLDFVSGLGQLKNLSNLALDSNTNDTIEAAEERNRAIVSSLCELGTQNLQSLTIRDGRGLLQVHLCELTLEKLVNFFLAIPQIPKWASSLRNLQKLILEVKGVKQDDICMLGALPSLLILHLKEQTMSNELRISGEVGFLSLKIFIYDAKYHTVDHMFAARSMPKLEKLVLICHVAEADSLDFGMENLRCLSTIRCEANGDRGIVQAAKTVMERAVSTHPNHPNLLFLRVDKYVWSLIPSFD; from the exons ATGGAGGCGGCTTTGGTAAGCGCCGCGACGGGGGTCCTCAAACCCGTCCTGGGGAAGCTGTCTGCTCTGCTCGGCGACGAGTACAAGCGTTTCAAGGGAGTGTGCAAGGAGATCAGGTTCCTCATGGATGAACTTGAGGCCATGCACGCATTTCTCCTCAAAATGTCAGAGGACGAGGATCCTGATGTGCAAGACAAAGTTTGGGCAAACGTGGTCAGGGAGCTCTCCTACGACATGGAGGACACCATCGACGACTTCATGCAGAACGTCGATGACAAAGACGCCAAGCCAGATGGCTTCATTGAGAAAATCAAGCATACACTAGGAAAGTTGGGCAAGATGCAGGCTCGGCGACACATCGGCAGCGAGATCAAAGATTTGAAGAAACAAATCATTGAGGTGAGCGAGAGGAATGAAAGGTACAAGACACGTGGGATCTTCTCCAACACCAGAAATGCGTCTGTTGATGCTAGAGCTCTTGCTATCCTTGAGGATGCCTCCAAGCTTGTGGGAATTCATGAACCTATGGCTGAAATAATCAAGCTGTTGACTCAAGGTGCATCAACAGATGAGAAACCAAAGCTGGTCTCCATCGTAGGATCTGCAGAAATGGGCAAGACAACTCTTGCAAACCAAGTGTATCAAGAGTTCAAAGAGAAATTCAAGTGTAAGGCTTTCATATCGGTGTCGCGAAATCCAGACCTGATGAATATCATGAGAACTATTCATAGTCAAGTCAGTGGTCTACATTTTGATAACACCGAAGCAGGTAGCATACAACAAGTCATCATGAATATCAACGGTCACCTAGCAGACAAAAG GTATTTTGTTGTCGTTGATGATATATGGAATGTGGAGGCATGGGATATTATTAAGTTTGCATTCCCCATGACAAGTTCTGGCAGCATCATAATCACCACTACTCGTATAAATGAAGTTGCCAAATCATGCTGTTCATCTTTCAGTGGCAATATTTATGATATAAAGCCTCTTAATTCAGTGCATTCAGGAGAGCTATTTCATAGAAGACTATTCGACTCCGAAGATAATTGCCCTCCACACCTTGAAGAAGTTTCTAATCAAATCTTGGAAAAATGTGCTGGATTACCTTTGGCAATCATAGCTATATCTGGTTTGCTGGCTAACACAAGAAGAACAGAGGACCAATGGAGCAAAGTAAAAGATTCAATTGGTCGTGCACTTGAAAGGAATCATGATGTTGAAGtaatgatgaagatattgtcacttAGTTATATTGATCTGACTGCTCATCTGAAGACTTGTCTCTTATATATCAGTATATTTCCTGAGGATTCTTCAATTCATAGGATTAATCTGATACGGGACTGGATAGGTGAAGGATTCATTCCTAAAGAAGAAGGGCTTACAATACATGAGACAGGAGAAAGGTGTTTTAATGAGCTCCTCAATAGGGGCTTGATCCTACCTGGGGAAACAAATGAATATGGTGAGGTGAGGTATTGTCGAGTTCATGACGTAATTCTTGATTTCATCAAATCCAAGTCTATTCAAGAGAACTTTGTTACTTTCCTGAGTATTTCCAATCCAAAAGCTGGGACAGAAAGCATTCACCGGTTATCTCTACAAGGTGGCAAGCAAGAAAATTCAACAATACCAACAGCAGGCTTGGATTTATCCCATGTCAGATCAGTGTATGGAGCTTCCGTGGAAATGCCTTCTTTAGAGAAGTTCAGACATCTGCGTGTTCTGCACTTGATCCACTATGTCCGTTATTCAGAACAAAATCTTGAAAATCTAGTGAGGTTGTTCCAGCTGAGTTACTTGAACTTGAGACATGTAGGAATAAGAGAGCTCCCAAAACAAATTGGGCGTTTAGGGTGCTTAGAGGTACTAGACCTAAGAGAAAATCCGGTAAAGGAATTACCTGCATCTATTGTTAATCTCAGAAAATTGTCGCATCTACTTGTTGAGTATGGTGTTAAATGTCCTGATGGGGTTGCGAAGATGGAAGCATTGGAGGCGTTGAAAGAGGTCGGTGTCTCCATACAGTCATTAGACTTTGTGTCGGGCCTTGGCCAGCTGAAGAATTTGAGTAACCTGGCCCTTGATTCTAACACCAATGATACAATTGAAGCTGCGGAAGAGCGCAACAGAGCTATCGTATCTTCCCTGTGTGAGCTAGGCACCCAGAACCTGCAGTCCCTGACTATTCGGGATGGGAGAGGCCTCTTACAGGTACATCTGTGCGAGCTTACCCTCGAGAAGCTTGTTAACTTCTTTTTAGCCATCCCGCAGATCCCGAAATGGGCAAGCTCCCTCAGGAACCTCCAAAAGCTAATCCTTGAAGTGAAGGGAGTTAAGCAGGATGATATCTGCATGCTTGGGGCCTTACCCTCTCTGCTCATTCTGCACCTAAAGGAACAAACAATGTCAAACGAGCTCAGAATCAGTGGTGAAGTTGGTTTCCTATCCTTGAAGATTTTTATTTATGATGCAAAATATCACACGGTAGATCACATGTTTGCAGCACGATCCATGCCCAAGCTAGAAAAACTCGTGCTTATTTGCCACGTAGCTGAAGCTGACTCGCTGGACTTTGGAATGGAGAACCTCCGCTGCCTCAGTACTATCAGATGCGAAGCAAATGGCGACAGGGGCATTGTTCAAGCTGCAAAGACTGTCATGGAGAGAGCAGTCAGCACACATCCGAACCACCCTAATCTACTCTTTTTGCGTGTTGACAAATATGTTTGGTCTCTAATTCCCAGCTTTGATTAA
- the LOC123129861 gene encoding disease resistance protein RGA5-like produces the protein MEAALVSAATGVLKPVLAKLATLLGDEYKRFKGVRKEIRFLMDELDAMHAFLLKMSEDEDPDLQDKVWAAAVRELSYDMEDTIDDFMQNVDDKDAKPDGFIEKIKHSLGKLGKMKTRHRIGSEIHDMKKLVIEVADRNARYRTGVTISNSKNAAVDPRALAIFEHASKLVGIDEPKAEIIKLLTEGASTDEQPKLVSIVGSGGMGKTTLANQVYQDLKEKFECKAFVSVSRNPDMTSILRTILDQVRQGCTNTEAGSIQQLISKINDCLANKRYFVVIDDIWDEDAWNAIKFAFPMSSPGSIIITTTRINDVAKSCCSPFDGDIYSIRPLNPVHSKELFHRRLFDSKEQFPSHLAKVSDEILKKCDGLPLAIIAISGLLANKERTEDLWNQVKDSIGHALERNPTVKGMMKILSLSYFDLPPRLKSCLLYMSIFSEDSIVKRRCLIGRWIGEGFIQNEDRYTAHDIGERCFNDLLNRGLIQPAKINEYGQVKSCRVHDTILDFTISKSMEENFVTLLGVPILKIATQNKVIRRLSMQSVKQADRYGPTTEFQKKKVATTDLVLSHARSLHVFGDSMEIPSLEEFRHLRVLDLRYQPLEDHQLENVMKLFQLRYLNLQETGIGKLPEEIGRLGCLEMLNLRNNAMEELPASIVNLRKLTHLLVDFDVKFPDGIAKMQALETLKHVSIYKQPLDFQWGLGQLKNLRNLRLFGHVEFGTEVMEECHKAILSSLHKLGTQNLRSLIISDDCYNMCLLQEPLSLEKLIECSLEVPQVPTWVSSLRNVQQLCLHVERVEQNDLCILGALPTLLILHLSEEEDSKEKLTVGGAVGFQFLRIFIYIASSHPVDLKFVAGFMPKLETLVLMSLRVLEGDSLDFGIIKNLPCLSTIKWVVEGDNDIVEAANTAMERAACAHPNHPTVLFTVDRLPRDVCSGRIYRTSQKPGTRE, from the exons ATGGAGGCGGCTTTGGTGAGCGCGGCGACGGGGGTCCTCAAACCTGTCTTGGCGAAGCTGGCCACTCTGCTCGGCGACGAGTACAAGCGTTTCAAGGGAGTGCGCAAGGAGATCAGGTTCCTCATGGATGAACTTGACGCCATGCACGCCTTTCTCCTCAAAATGTCAGAGGACGAGGACCCTGATTTGCAAGATAAAGTTTGGGCAGCGGCGGTGAGGGAGCTCTCCTACGATATGGAGGACACCATAGACGACTTCATGCAAAACGTCGATGACAAAGACGCCAAGCCAGATGGCTTCATTGAGAAGATCAAGCACTCGCTAGGGAAGTTGGGGAAGATGAAGACTCGCCATCGGATTGGTAGCGAGATCCACGATATGAAGAAGCTAGTCATTGAGGTGGCCGATAGGAATGCAAGGTATAGGACTGGTGTGACTATCTCCAACTCCAAGAATGCGGCCGTTGACCCTCGAGCTCTTGCTATCTTTGAGCATGCCTCTAAGCTTGTGGGAATTGACGAGCCCAAGGCTGAGATAATCAAATTGTTGACTGAAGGCGCGTCAACAGATGAGCAACCGAAGCTGGTCTCCATCGTAGGATCTGGAGGAATGGGCAAGACAACTCTTGCAAACCAAGTGTATCAAGACCTCAAAGAGAAATTCGAGTGCAAGGCTTTCGTATCGGTGTCACGAAATCCTGACATGACGAGTATCTTGAGAACCATTCTTGATCAAGTTAGACAAGGTTGTACTAACACTGAAGCAGGGAGCATACAACAACTGATAAGCAAGATTAATGATTGCCTAGCAAATAAAAG GTATTTCGTTGTCATTGATGATATATGGGATGAGgatgcatggaatgctattaagtTTGCATTCCCCATGAGTAGTCCTGGAAGTATCATAATCACCACTACTCGGATAAATGATGTTGCCAAATCATGTTGTTCACCATTCGATGGTGACATTTATAGTATCAGACCTCTTAATCCGGTGCATTCAAAAGAACTATTTCACCGAAGACTATTCGACTCCAAAGAACAATTCCCTTCACACCTTGCAAAAGTTtctgatgaaattttgaaaaaatgtgatGGCTTACCTCTGGCAATCATTGCTATATCTGGCCTGTTGGCTAACAAAGAGAGAACAGAGGATCTATGGAATCAGGTGAAAGATTCAATTGGCCATGCACTCGAAAGAAATCCTACTGTTAAAGggatgatgaagatattgtcactgAGCTACTTTGATCTGCCTCCTCGTCTAAAAAGTTGCCTCTTGTATATGAGTATATTTTCGGAAGATTCTATTGTCAAGAGGCGGTGTTTGATAGGGAGATGGATTGGTGAAGGATTCATTCAAAACGAAGACAGATATACAGCACATGATATAGGGGAAAGGTGTTTTAATGACCTCCTCAATAGGGGTTTGATCCAACCCGCGAAGATAAATGAATATGGTCAGGTGAAGAGTTGTCGAGTTCATGACACAATTCTTGATTTCACCATATCCAAGTCGATGGAAGAGAACTTTGTTACTTTACTTGGTGTTCCCATTCTGAAGATTGCGACACAAAACAAAGTAATTCGTCGACTCTCTATGCAAAGCGTCAAGCAGGCAGATCGATACGGACCAACAACAGAGTTTCAGAAAAAGAAAGTAGCAACAACAGATCTAGTATTGTCTCATGCCCGATCACTTCATGTGTTTGGAGATTCCATGGAAATCCCTTCTTTGGAGGAGTTTAGACATCTGCGTGTTCTCGATTTGAGATATCAACCATTGGAAGACCATCAGCTTGAAAATGTAATGAAGTTGTTCCAGCTGAGATACCTGAACCTCCAAGAGACAGGAATAGGTAAACTCCCAGAAGAAATCGGACGATTAGGGTGCTTAGAGATGCTGAACCTAAGAAATAATGCCATGGAGGAGTTACCTGCATCAATTGTTAATCTCAGAAAATTGACGCATCTACTTGTTGACTTTGATGTTAAATTTCCTGATGGGATTGCAAAGATGCAAGCACTGGAGACACTAAAACATGTCAGTATCTACAAGCAGCCACTCGACTTCCAATGGGGCCTTGGACAGCTAAAGAACTTGAGGAACTTGAGGCTATTTGGCCACGTTGAGTTTGGCACTGAGGTCATGGAGGAGTGTCACAAAGCCATCCTCTCTTCCCTGCATAAACTAGGAACCCAGAACCTTCGCTCTCTGATTATTAGCGATGACTGTTACAACATGTGCCTCTTACAGGAACCTTTGAGCCTCGAAAAACTTATTGAGTGCTCTTTGGAAGTCCCGCAGGTTCCGACATGGGTGAGCTCCCTCAGAAACGTCCAACAGCTATGCCTTCATGTGGAGAGAGTCGAGCAGAATGATCTCTGCATCCTTGGAGCATTACCCACTCTGCTCATTCTGCATTTGTCAGAAGAAGAAGATTCAAAGGAAAAGCTCACAGTCGGTGGTGCGGTTGGGTTCCAATTCTTgcggatttttatttatattgCAAGTTCTCACCCAGTAGATCTGAAGTTTGTGGCAGGATTCATGCCCAAGCTAGAGACACTTGTGCTTATGTCTTTGCGTGTACTTGAAGGCGACTCTCTGGACTTTGGAATCATCAAGAACCTCCCCTGTCTCAGTACTATCAAATGGGTAGTAGAGGGGGACAATGACATTGTTGAAGCTGCAAACACTGCCATGGAGAGAGCAGCCTGCGCACATCCCAACCACCCTACTGTACTCTTCACAGTTGATAGACTTCCCAGAGATGTCTGCTCTGGAAGGATTTACCGAACAAGCCAAAAACCAGGAACGAGGGAGTAG
- the LOC123129167 gene encoding histone acetyltransferase HAC1 isoform X2 produces MARRSGTQGDGGHGKWRWAQAAPAAGLRDGASLRPASPVRLLGRGMEAMATPPSLPAVSGASWWPQSFPTGSKGASSSGGRQHAHAAAASRARTQQQLAQHHPQKLTNHPSAADHDAKNKDARQLRVQQLRKIMLDLLVHASTCRSRSCQFPNCLKVKELFLHAKECKRRASGGCALRKKVWYMIRLHAQACRDSGCSMPRCRDLKDHLRRLHQQSESRRGLLLTK; encoded by the exons ATGGCGAGGCGCTCAGGCACCCAAGGAGATGGCGGCCATGGCAAGTGGCGTTGGGCTCAGGCAGCACCTGCTGCTGGCCTGCGAGATGGCGCGAGCCTCCGACCGGCTTCTCCCGTACGGCTGCTCGGACGCGGGATGGAGGCCATGGCGACGCCACCGAGCCTCCCGGCGGTTTCGGGCGCGAGCTGGTGGCCACAGAGCTTCCCAACCGGCAGCAAAGGGGCAAGCAGCAGCGGCGGCCGGCAACATGCGcacgcagcagcggcaagcagAGCGCGCACGCAGCAGCAGCTTGCACAGCATCATCCTCAGAAGTTGACAAACCATCCATCTGCTGCCGACCATGATGCCAAAAACAAGGACGCCCGGCAATTGCGTGTTCAGCAG CTAAGGAAAATAATGCTCGATCTTCTGGTACATGCCTCGACATGTCGCTCTCGTAGCTGCCAATTTCCTAACTGCCTTAAGGTCAAGGAACTATTTCTGCATGCGAAGGAGTGCAAAAGGCGTGCTTCAGGAGGGTGTGCCCTGCGCAAAAAAGTGTGGTACATGATTCGGCTCCATGCCCAAGCTTGCAGAGATTCAGGATGCAGTATGCCGAGGTGCAG GGATTTGAAAGACCATCTTAGAAGGTTGCACCAGCAGTCCGAATCCAGGAGAGGGCTGCTGTTAACGAAATGA
- the LOC123129167 gene encoding uncharacterized protein isoform X1, translating into MARRSGTQGDGGHGKWRWAQAAPAAGLRDGASLRPASPVRLLGRGMEAMATPPSLPAVSGASWWPQSFPTGSKGASSSGGRQHAHAAAASRARTQQQLAQHHPQKLTNHPSAADHDAKNKDARQLRVQQLRKIMLDLLVHASTCRSRSCQFPNCLKVKELFLHAKECKRRASGGCALRKKVWYMIRLHAQACRDSGCSMPRCRWMGASIICPATSTSLLHARTVLQSGVTPDHHFWKLHRDLKDHLRRLHQQSESRRGLLLTK; encoded by the exons ATGGCGAGGCGCTCAGGCACCCAAGGAGATGGCGGCCATGGCAAGTGGCGTTGGGCTCAGGCAGCACCTGCTGCTGGCCTGCGAGATGGCGCGAGCCTCCGACCGGCTTCTCCCGTACGGCTGCTCGGACGCGGGATGGAGGCCATGGCGACGCCACCGAGCCTCCCGGCGGTTTCGGGCGCGAGCTGGTGGCCACAGAGCTTCCCAACCGGCAGCAAAGGGGCAAGCAGCAGCGGCGGCCGGCAACATGCGcacgcagcagcggcaagcagAGCGCGCACGCAGCAGCAGCTTGCACAGCATCATCCTCAGAAGTTGACAAACCATCCATCTGCTGCCGACCATGATGCCAAAAACAAGGACGCCCGGCAATTGCGTGTTCAGCAG CTAAGGAAAATAATGCTCGATCTTCTGGTACATGCCTCGACATGTCGCTCTCGTAGCTGCCAATTTCCTAACTGCCTTAAGGTCAAGGAACTATTTCTGCATGCGAAGGAGTGCAAAAGGCGTGCTTCAGGAGGGTGTGCCCTGCGCAAAAAAGTGTGGTACATGATTCGGCTCCATGCCCAAGCTTGCAGAGATTCAGGATGCAGTATGCCGAGGTGCAGGTGGATGGGCGCGTCTATCATTTGTCCTGCTACCTCCACCTCTCTTCTGCATGCGCGTACAGTATTGCAATCTGGAGTAACACCTGACCACCACTTCTGGAAACTACACAGGGATTTGAAAGACCATCTTAGAAGGTTGCACCAGCAGTCCGAATCCAGGAGAGGGCTGCTGTTAACGAAATGA
- the LOC123129167 gene encoding uncharacterized protein isoform X3: MARRSGTQGDGGHGKWRWAQAAPAAGLRDGASLRPASPVRLLGRGMEAMATPPSLPAVSGASWWPQSFPTGSKGASSSGGRQHAHAAAASRARTQQQLAQHHPQKLTNHPSAADHDAKNKDARQLRVQQLRKIMLDLLVHASTCRSRSCQFPNCLKVKELFLHAKECKRRASGGCALRKKVWDLKDHLRRLHQQSESRRGLLLTK, translated from the exons ATGGCGAGGCGCTCAGGCACCCAAGGAGATGGCGGCCATGGCAAGTGGCGTTGGGCTCAGGCAGCACCTGCTGCTGGCCTGCGAGATGGCGCGAGCCTCCGACCGGCTTCTCCCGTACGGCTGCTCGGACGCGGGATGGAGGCCATGGCGACGCCACCGAGCCTCCCGGCGGTTTCGGGCGCGAGCTGGTGGCCACAGAGCTTCCCAACCGGCAGCAAAGGGGCAAGCAGCAGCGGCGGCCGGCAACATGCGcacgcagcagcggcaagcagAGCGCGCACGCAGCAGCAGCTTGCACAGCATCATCCTCAGAAGTTGACAAACCATCCATCTGCTGCCGACCATGATGCCAAAAACAAGGACGCCCGGCAATTGCGTGTTCAGCAG CTAAGGAAAATAATGCTCGATCTTCTGGTACATGCCTCGACATGTCGCTCTCGTAGCTGCCAATTTCCTAACTGCCTTAAGGTCAAGGAACTATTTCTGCATGCGAAGGAGTGCAAAAGGCGTGCTTCAGGAGGGTGTGCCCTGCGCAAAAAAGTGTG GGATTTGAAAGACCATCTTAGAAGGTTGCACCAGCAGTCCGAATCCAGGAGAGGGCTGCTGTTAACGAAATGA